The Burkholderia cepacia genome includes a region encoding these proteins:
- a CDS encoding GNAT family N-acetyltransferase, protein MPFENYDLTHAPLSVEASSLLSEGGCACMSSTLTVRRIVADQGGVYRELRAASLREPYAPGEAPEAELLTVEADAASAIAAQRAVSDESTTFLLYTEGHPAGMIGAYFDNTPDRRAFVSELWVAHAVRHLRGGLLLVDTASAWLAERGAQDVYAWIADANRNAIRFYERAGFGNTGEHAPIARMPGAMKSLYVSQVKH, encoded by the coding sequence CTGCCATTTGAAAATTACGATTTGACTCATGCCCCGCTTTCGGTTGAAGCTAGTAGCTTGCTGTCCGAAGGGGGCTGTGCCTGCATGAGTTCGACCTTGACCGTTCGTCGTATCGTTGCCGACCAGGGCGGCGTGTATCGCGAACTCCGCGCCGCATCGCTGCGCGAGCCCTACGCGCCCGGCGAAGCGCCGGAGGCCGAATTGCTGACCGTCGAAGCGGACGCAGCGTCGGCGATTGCCGCGCAGCGCGCCGTGTCCGACGAGTCGACGACTTTCCTGCTGTATACCGAAGGCCATCCGGCCGGCATGATCGGTGCGTATTTCGACAATACGCCCGATCGGCGTGCGTTCGTCAGCGAGCTGTGGGTTGCGCACGCGGTGCGTCATCTGCGCGGCGGGCTGCTGCTCGTCGACACCGCGAGCGCGTGGCTCGCCGAGCGCGGCGCCCAGGACGTCTACGCGTGGATTGCCGATGCGAACCGCAACGCGATCCGCTTCTACGAGCGCGCGGGTTTCGGCAACACCGGCGAACACGCGCCGATCGCGCGGATGCCCGGCGCGATGAAATCGCTGTACGTGTCGCAGGTGAAGCACTGA
- the minC gene encoding septum site-determining protein MinC has translation MSLKKSPFFELRSGSVDTLLFTVKTTDLDALRTELVKRFEATPEFFADDVVAIDVRRLADGERVALADIRQMLNDVRMRPVGVVALATQGWAGEAGLPLLEARDRRVPSAKGAGDTDAAPAVEAAAVPAAAPEPVQPQAGGQTLVIDRPLRSGQQIYAKGDLVVLAPVSHGAEIIAEGNIHIYAPLRGRALAGVHGNHDARIFCTCLEPELISIAGIYRTTENPLPADVLGKAVQIRLEEEKLMIEPLRLT, from the coding sequence ATGTCGCTTAAAAAATCGCCATTCTTCGAGCTGCGCAGCGGATCGGTCGATACGTTGCTGTTCACCGTGAAGACGACCGATCTCGATGCGTTGCGTACCGAACTGGTCAAGCGCTTCGAAGCGACTCCCGAGTTTTTCGCCGACGATGTCGTCGCGATCGACGTCCGCCGCCTGGCGGACGGCGAACGCGTCGCGCTGGCGGACATCCGCCAGATGCTGAACGACGTGCGGATGCGCCCGGTGGGTGTCGTCGCGCTGGCCACGCAGGGCTGGGCGGGGGAAGCCGGCCTGCCGTTGCTCGAGGCGCGCGACCGTCGCGTGCCGTCGGCGAAGGGCGCGGGCGACACGGACGCTGCGCCTGCCGTCGAGGCGGCGGCCGTTCCGGCCGCTGCACCCGAGCCGGTGCAGCCGCAGGCCGGCGGCCAGACGCTCGTGATCGACCGGCCGTTGCGTTCGGGGCAGCAGATTTACGCGAAAGGAGACCTCGTGGTGCTCGCGCCGGTCAGTCACGGCGCGGAAATCATCGCGGAAGGCAACATCCACATCTACGCGCCGTTGCGCGGCCGCGCACTCGCGGGCGTGCACGGCAATCACGACGCGCGCATTTTCTGCACGTGTCTCGAGCCGGAACTGATTTCGATCGCGGGTATCTATCGAACAACCGAGAACCCGTTGCCCGCCGACGTACTGGGGAAAGCGGTGCAGATCCGGCTCGAAGAGGAAAAACTGATGATCGAACCGCTGCGCCTGACGTAA